A part of Streptomyces sp. NBC_00557 genomic DNA contains:
- a CDS encoding 2Fe-2S iron-sulfur cluster-binding protein codes for MTDDQHGEGTPQGGSRWDPLPQGDYDDGATAFVKLPEGGIDALLNGESPLAAPGHGYVPPQIAVAPGTGDPAAAGNWSAPAGGAEWPDPNAGQQSPHADDRFTYNPGATQHWTFEEPAAPPAPGHDVTGQWSIPVAGGDLPDESGEFTTSSLVEQWGGTPPATLPGGAPAPWATDASAAWNRPAEPDRSGLPDHTDAHPAGDAPAPDAYARDGQYGHAPAGYAEPGHPAAPHTQGTDDAGDRGETGHAEPGQGEYGAEYGHDGADGAEFGHDGAGHAESGHAEPGRDGAGSAASGRPQTGHGGPAGAEFRRAESGGHGAGAAESGRPEPAHDGAHSAEFARDTAHHAESGRPESGHAPAEQAESGATSAGRGAEPPDAQAPRDAHAPARAPEGAAEPRTDHEGPAGRRAAPQAATTADTAGTRSPAAQETPAAAHPDPAAAHRAETGAAEQASDAGAPHGTREEPAGEPGERPAGDPSESSAGGAPQHAEAPAADPAPDSAETHASARADGDETGEEAAVPPPSHDDHPLASYVLRVNGVDRPVSDAWIGESLLYVLRERLGLAGAKDGCSQGECGACNVQVDGRLVASCLVPAATAAGSEVRTVEGLAADGQPSDVQRALARCGAVQCGFCVPGMAMTVHDLLEGNPAPTELETRQALCGNLCRCSGYRGVLDAVKEVVAEREASHAADAETDADEARIPHQAGPGAGGVHPSAFEAPGAFGTPQTAPGGYAGTPPYGTPDPYGTPPHGTPGPHGPHDPHYGQDGGQA; via the coding sequence GTGACCGACGACCAGCACGGAGAGGGCACGCCCCAGGGCGGCAGCCGCTGGGACCCGCTGCCCCAGGGCGACTACGACGACGGCGCCACCGCCTTCGTCAAGCTCCCCGAGGGCGGCATCGACGCCCTGCTGAACGGCGAGAGCCCGCTGGCCGCGCCGGGTCACGGCTATGTGCCGCCGCAGATAGCGGTCGCCCCAGGCACCGGCGACCCCGCGGCGGCGGGCAACTGGTCCGCGCCGGCGGGCGGCGCCGAGTGGCCCGACCCGAACGCCGGGCAGCAGTCACCGCACGCGGACGACCGGTTCACGTACAACCCGGGCGCGACCCAGCACTGGACCTTCGAGGAGCCCGCGGCCCCGCCCGCGCCCGGACATGACGTCACCGGGCAGTGGTCGATCCCGGTCGCCGGAGGCGATCTCCCGGACGAATCAGGCGAATTCACTACATCCTCGTTGGTCGAGCAGTGGGGCGGAACACCGCCGGCCACCCTGCCCGGCGGCGCGCCCGCACCCTGGGCGACGGACGCCTCCGCCGCCTGGAACCGCCCCGCCGAGCCGGACCGGTCCGGCCTGCCCGACCACACCGACGCGCATCCGGCGGGCGACGCACCGGCGCCGGACGCGTACGCGCGCGACGGGCAGTACGGGCACGCTCCGGCGGGGTACGCCGAGCCCGGCCACCCGGCCGCGCCGCACACGCAGGGCACCGACGACGCGGGGGACCGGGGCGAGACCGGTCACGCGGAACCGGGCCAGGGGGAGTACGGCGCCGAGTACGGCCACGACGGGGCCGACGGTGCGGAGTTCGGGCACGACGGGGCCGGGCACGCGGAGTCCGGGCACGCGGAACCGGGGCGTGACGGGGCCGGGAGCGCCGCGTCCGGCCGCCCGCAGACGGGCCACGGCGGGCCCGCCGGTGCCGAGTTCCGGCGCGCGGAGTCCGGCGGACACGGGGCCGGCGCTGCGGAGTCCGGCCGCCCGGAGCCGGCCCACGACGGGGCGCACAGCGCGGAGTTCGCCCGCGACACGGCGCATCACGCGGAGTCCGGCCGCCCGGAGTCCGGGCACGCCCCGGCGGAGCAGGCCGAGTCCGGCGCCACGTCGGCCGGCCGCGGGGCCGAACCCCCGGACGCGCAGGCTCCCCGCGACGCCCACGCCCCCGCGCGGGCCCCTGAGGGCGCCGCTGAGCCCCGTACCGACCATGAGGGCCCCGCAGGCCGCCGCGCCGCCCCGCAGGCCGCCACAACGGCGGACACGGCCGGCACACGGTCCCCTGCCGCCCAGGAGACCCCGGCCGCCGCGCACCCGGACCCGGCCGCTGCCCACCGCGCCGAGACGGGCGCAGCCGAGCAGGCCTCCGACGCCGGCGCACCGCACGGCACGCGCGAGGAACCCGCGGGGGAACCCGGCGAGCGCCCCGCGGGTGACCCCTCCGAGTCCTCCGCCGGCGGCGCCCCCCAGCACGCCGAGGCCCCCGCGGCGGACCCGGCGCCGGACAGCGCCGAGACGCATGCATCCGCGCGGGCGGACGGCGACGAGACCGGCGAGGAGGCCGCCGTACCGCCGCCGTCGCACGACGACCACCCGCTCGCCTCGTACGTCCTGCGCGTCAACGGCGTCGACCGGCCCGTCAGCGACGCCTGGATCGGCGAGTCGCTGCTGTACGTGCTGCGCGAGCGGCTCGGGCTCGCGGGCGCCAAGGACGGCTGCTCGCAGGGCGAGTGCGGGGCCTGCAACGTCCAGGTCGACGGCCGTCTGGTGGCCTCCTGCCTGGTCCCGGCGGCCACCGCGGCCGGCAGCGAGGTGCGCACCGTCGAGGGCCTCGCCGCCGACGGGCAGCCGTCCGACGTGCAGCGCGCGCTCGCCCGCTGCGGAGCCGTCCAGTGCGGTTTCTGCGTGCCCGGCATGGCGATGACCGTGCACGACCTGCTCGAGGGCAACCCCGCCCCGACCGAGCTGGAGACCCGGCAGGCGCTGTGCGGCAACCTGTGCCGCTGCTCCGGCTACCGGGGCGTGCTGGACGCCGTCAAGGAGGTCGTCGCCGAACGCGAGGCCTCGCACGCCGCCGACGCCGAGACGGACGCGGACGAGGCCCGTATTCCCCACCAGGCGGGCCCCGGCGCCGGCGGGGTCCACCCGTCGGCGTTCGAGGCGCCGGGCGCGTTCGGCACGCCGCAGACCGCTCCCGGCGGCTACGCCGGCACGCCGCCGTACGGCACACCCGACCCCTACGGCACACCGCCGCACGGCACCCCGGGACCGCACGGCCCGCACGACCCGCACTACGGCCAGGACGGAGGACAGGCGTGA
- a CDS encoding xanthine dehydrogenase family protein molybdopterin-binding subunit yields the protein MSNEAATATTAAEAAPEPEPLPHGLGASLPHADARAKTEGTFPYAADLWAEGLLWAAVLRSPHAHARIVSIDTRHAREMPGVRAVVTHEDVPGTPRHGRGTPDRPVFASEVVRHHGEPIAAVAADHPDTARMAAAAIIVEYEVLDPVTDPEQAFEAEPLHPDGNLIRHIPLRHGDPEAVGEVVVEGLYRIGRQDPAPIGAEAGLAVPRPDGGVELYLASTDPHTDRNTAAACYGLSPDRVKIVVTGVPGATADREDQGFQLPLGLLALKTGCPVKLTATREESFLGHAHRHPTLLRYRHHADAEGKLVKVEAQILLDAGAYADTSSDALAAAVSFACGPYVVPNAFIEGWAVRTNNPPSGHVRGEGAMQVCAAYEAQMDKLARKLGLDPAELRLRNVLATGDVLPIGQTVTCPAPVAELLQAVRDFPLPPLPKDTPEEEWLLPGGPEGAGEPGAVRRGVGYGLGMVHMLGAEGADEVSTATVKVHDGVATVLCAAVETGQGFTTLARQIVQETLGIEEVHVAPVDTDQPPAGAGCRGRHTWVSGGAVERAAKMVRTQLLQPLAHKFGMSTELLQITDGKITSYDGVLSTTVTEAMDGKELWATAQCRPHPTEPLNASGQGDAFVGLAFCAIRAVVDVDIELGSVRVVELAVAQDVGRVLNPTQLAARIEAGVTQGVGIALTENLRTPRGLIRHPDLTGYALPTALDAPDIRIVKLVEERDVVAPFGAKSVSAVPVVTAPAAIASAVRAATGRPVNRLPIRPQAAVVTPQ from the coding sequence GTGAGCAACGAAGCCGCCACGGCGACCACCGCCGCGGAAGCAGCCCCCGAGCCCGAGCCGCTGCCGCACGGCCTCGGCGCCTCCCTGCCGCACGCCGACGCCCGCGCCAAGACCGAGGGCACCTTCCCGTACGCGGCCGACCTGTGGGCGGAGGGCCTGCTGTGGGCGGCCGTCCTGCGCTCCCCGCACGCGCACGCGCGCATCGTGTCCATCGACACCCGCCACGCGCGCGAGATGCCCGGCGTACGCGCCGTCGTCACCCACGAGGACGTGCCCGGCACCCCGCGCCACGGCCGGGGCACGCCCGACCGGCCGGTGTTCGCCTCCGAGGTCGTACGGCACCACGGCGAGCCCATCGCGGCCGTGGCCGCCGACCATCCGGACACCGCGCGGATGGCCGCGGCGGCGATCATCGTCGAGTACGAGGTACTCGACCCGGTCACCGACCCCGAGCAGGCCTTCGAGGCCGAGCCGCTGCACCCGGACGGCAACCTGATCCGGCACATCCCGCTCCGGCACGGCGACCCCGAGGCCGTCGGCGAGGTCGTCGTCGAGGGCCTGTACCGCATAGGGCGCCAGGACCCCGCCCCGATCGGCGCCGAGGCCGGCCTCGCCGTGCCGCGCCCGGACGGCGGCGTCGAGCTGTACCTGGCCTCCACCGACCCGCACACCGACCGCAACACCGCCGCGGCCTGCTACGGCCTGTCCCCGGATCGGGTGAAGATCGTGGTCACCGGGGTGCCGGGCGCCACCGCCGACCGCGAGGACCAGGGCTTCCAGCTCCCGCTCGGCCTGCTCGCGCTGAAGACCGGCTGCCCGGTGAAGCTCACCGCGACCCGCGAGGAGTCCTTCCTCGGCCACGCCCACCGCCATCCCACGCTGCTCAGGTACCGCCACCACGCGGACGCCGAGGGCAAGCTGGTGAAGGTCGAGGCGCAGATCCTGCTGGACGCCGGCGCCTACGCCGACACCTCCTCCGACGCGCTGGCCGCCGCCGTCTCCTTCGCCTGCGGCCCGTACGTCGTCCCGAACGCCTTCATCGAGGGCTGGGCCGTCCGCACCAACAACCCGCCCTCCGGGCATGTGCGCGGCGAGGGCGCGATGCAGGTGTGCGCCGCCTACGAGGCCCAGATGGACAAGCTGGCCAGGAAACTCGGCCTGGACCCGGCCGAGCTGCGCCTGCGCAACGTCCTCGCGACCGGTGACGTCCTCCCGATCGGCCAGACGGTGACGTGCCCGGCGCCGGTCGCCGAACTCCTCCAGGCCGTACGGGACTTCCCGCTCCCGCCGCTCCCCAAGGACACGCCCGAGGAGGAGTGGCTGCTGCCCGGCGGCCCCGAGGGCGCGGGCGAACCGGGCGCGGTGCGCCGCGGCGTCGGCTACGGCCTCGGCATGGTGCACATGCTCGGCGCGGAGGGCGCCGACGAGGTGTCCACCGCCACGGTCAAGGTCCACGACGGCGTCGCCACCGTGCTGTGCGCGGCCGTGGAGACCGGGCAGGGCTTCACCACCCTCGCCCGCCAGATCGTCCAGGAGACCCTCGGCATCGAGGAGGTCCACGTCGCCCCGGTCGACACCGACCAGCCGCCGGCCGGCGCGGGCTGCCGGGGCCGGCACACCTGGGTCTCCGGCGGCGCGGTGGAACGCGCGGCCAAGATGGTCCGCACCCAGCTCCTGCAGCCCCTCGCCCACAAGTTCGGCATGTCCACCGAGCTCCTCCAGATCACCGACGGCAAGATCACCTCGTACGACGGCGTGCTCTCCACGACCGTCACGGAGGCGATGGACGGCAAGGAGCTGTGGGCGACGGCCCAGTGCCGCCCGCACCCCACCGAGCCGCTGAACGCCTCCGGCCAGGGCGACGCCTTCGTGGGCCTGGCCTTCTGCGCGATCCGCGCGGTCGTCGACGTCGACATCGAGCTGGGCTCGGTGCGGGTGGTGGAGCTGGCGGTCGCCCAGGACGTGGGCCGGGTCCTCAACCCGACCCAGCTGGCGGCCCGGATCGAGGCGGGCGTGACCCAGGGCGTCGGCATCGCGCTCACCGAGAACCTGCGCACCCCCCGTGGCCTGATCCGCCACCCCGACCTGACCGGCTACGCCCTGCCGACAGCCCTGGACGCCCCGGACATCCGGATCGTCAAACTGGTCGAGGAGCGGGACGTGGTCGCCCCCTTCGGCGCCAAGTCCGTCAGCGCGGTCCCGGTCGTGACGGCCCCGGCCGCGATCGCCTCCGCGGTCCGCGCAGCCACCGGCCGCCCGGTCAACCGCCTCCCGATCCGCCCCCAGGCGGCGGTGGTCACACCGCAGTGA
- a CDS encoding SUKH-4 family immunity protein, with the protein MSTTGAGVPVITLTEAELDRHVTHGPTRGLLAGAGLPAGTDLLTFSPLHTHGLRTLADAADGPFRVADELRDRLVIGELLNPAGMRRESILLDGGTGELTTAYLFATPRPRPFAPSLDTLLRFAAVTEELAGLRGRFASLAGRYGPETAAQATRRLLSLFEEGADGEVPPYWKAAALIRPLALVAGPGTASGLTLDVPARLLDEQFGHGRVSRFEEVDFPATLTHEPTRRFLRETGLPEEAVLFHADTDVPLPTLREYAADECTGDGSLGELPAHADHLIRLGRLVEDNSVVLDGRTGAVLAFSEPEATLHPLNTDVSTLAFTLWLLHHERTIDEHLGHELTTRAYDHLAAAMLHTLSAVDPTAPPPGPDWHCWTELLQDERGGAL; encoded by the coding sequence ATGAGCACGACCGGCGCCGGCGTTCCGGTGATCACGCTGACCGAGGCGGAGCTGGACCGCCATGTCACGCACGGGCCGACACGCGGCCTGCTCGCCGGCGCCGGCCTGCCCGCGGGCACCGACCTGCTGACCTTCTCCCCGCTGCACACGCACGGCCTGCGCACGCTCGCCGACGCCGCCGACGGCCCGTTCCGGGTCGCGGACGAGCTGCGGGACCGGCTGGTGATAGGCGAACTGCTCAACCCGGCGGGCATGCGGCGCGAGTCGATCCTGCTCGACGGCGGCACCGGTGAGCTGACGACGGCCTATCTCTTCGCCACGCCCCGCCCCCGCCCGTTCGCGCCCTCCCTGGACACGCTGCTGCGTTTCGCCGCGGTCACGGAGGAACTGGCGGGCCTGCGCGGCCGCTTCGCCTCCCTCGCCGGCCGGTACGGCCCCGAGACGGCGGCCCAGGCCACCCGCCGTCTCCTCTCGCTGTTCGAGGAGGGCGCGGACGGCGAGGTCCCGCCGTACTGGAAGGCGGCGGCCCTGATCCGCCCGCTCGCCCTGGTCGCCGGCCCCGGCACCGCCTCCGGCCTCACCCTGGACGTCCCCGCCCGCCTGCTGGACGAGCAGTTCGGTCACGGCCGGGTGTCCCGCTTCGAGGAGGTCGACTTCCCGGCGACGCTCACGCACGAGCCGACCCGCCGTTTCCTGCGCGAGACCGGCCTGCCGGAGGAGGCGGTCCTCTTCCACGCCGACACGGACGTCCCGCTGCCGACGCTCCGGGAGTACGCCGCCGACGAGTGCACCGGGGACGGTTCCCTCGGTGAACTCCCGGCCCACGCCGACCACTTGATCCGCCTCGGCCGCCTCGTCGAGGACAACAGCGTGGTTCTCGACGGCAGGACGGGCGCGGTGCTGGCCTTCAGCGAGCCGGAGGCCACGCTCCACCCCCTCAACACGGACGTCTCCACCCTCGCCTTCACGCTCTGGCTCCTCCACCACGAGCGCACCATCGACGAACACCTCGGCCACGAACTGACCACCCGCGCCTACGACCACCTGGCCGCGGCCATGCTCCACACCCTGTCCGCGGTCGACCCCACGGCCCCACCCCCCGGCCCCGACTGGCACTGCTGGACCGAACTGCTCCAGGACGAGCGGGGCGGAGCCCTCTGA
- a CDS encoding sialidase family protein gives MRVFLPPTAVTTAALLLVTVTGATPAAARRNPDGTPLVKVSHGDPYAKCTIGARSPDSVVYPATEVEPYLSVDPRDPKRVVTVFQQDRWNDGGARGLAAGWSTDGRTFHRSTLPFSLCAPGGADYERATDPWVSTGPDGTVYAGGEGVDYTKSTRSALLAATSHDGGRTWHNLTTTHVDEQPFFNDKPSLTADPIRKGTAYQVWDRLDNDPPGPSSLDGPGYISLTRDGGRTWSKARQFVGTSTVPNTQTIGHLIVADPRTGTLYDSFDRITHSDDLSTVVEARYEVVTSTDAGETWSAPVTVARDTSVPEVDPNDPARSLRAAATLPSPAVDPGTGTLYMAYEGSDFSGGRFDSVQLVRSTDSGRTWGPPELISPRGVPAFSPSIAVAERGTVALTYYDLRFLEPGNTTTLPTAYQLATLRPGKPGPRTERRISRIFDWLQAPFAGGYFLGDYQGLVADGKGVRAVLTEAHSGAPQNRTDVYTGTLRTREPARTPSVTGWNAPGPVRTSR, from the coding sequence ATGCGCGTCTTCCTGCCCCCGACCGCCGTCACCACCGCCGCGCTCCTGCTCGTCACGGTCACCGGCGCGACTCCCGCCGCCGCACGCCGGAACCCCGACGGCACACCACTGGTCAAGGTGTCCCACGGCGACCCGTACGCGAAGTGCACCATCGGAGCGCGGTCCCCCGACAGCGTCGTCTACCCGGCCACCGAGGTCGAGCCGTATCTGTCCGTCGATCCACGTGATCCCAAGCGTGTCGTCACCGTGTTCCAGCAGGACCGGTGGAACGACGGCGGCGCCCGTGGCCTGGCGGCCGGCTGGAGCACGGACGGCCGCACCTTCCACCGGAGCACGCTGCCGTTCAGCCTGTGCGCGCCCGGCGGCGCGGACTACGAACGGGCCACCGATCCCTGGGTGAGCACCGGACCGGACGGCACGGTCTACGCCGGCGGGGAGGGCGTCGACTACACGAAGAGCACGCGCAGCGCCCTCCTGGCCGCCACGTCCCACGACGGCGGCCGCACCTGGCATAACCTCACCACCACGCACGTCGACGAGCAGCCGTTCTTCAACGACAAGCCCTCCCTCACCGCCGACCCGATCCGCAAGGGCACCGCCTACCAGGTCTGGGACCGCCTCGACAACGACCCACCCGGCCCCAGCTCCCTGGACGGCCCCGGCTACATCTCCCTCACCCGCGACGGCGGCCGCACCTGGAGCAAGGCCCGGCAGTTCGTCGGCACCAGCACCGTGCCCAACACCCAGACCATCGGCCACCTGATCGTCGCCGACCCGCGCACCGGCACCCTGTACGACTCCTTCGACCGGATCACCCACTCCGACGACCTGAGCACCGTCGTCGAAGCCCGCTACGAGGTGGTCACCTCGACCGACGCCGGAGAGACCTGGAGCGCCCCGGTCACCGTGGCCCGGGACACCTCCGTACCGGAGGTCGACCCGAACGACCCCGCCAGATCACTGCGCGCCGCGGCCACCCTGCCGAGCCCGGCCGTCGACCCCGGGACAGGCACGCTGTACATGGCCTACGAGGGCTCGGACTTCTCCGGTGGAAGGTTCGACTCCGTCCAGCTCGTGCGGTCCACGGACAGCGGACGCACCTGGGGACCTCCGGAGCTGATCAGCCCCAGGGGCGTTCCGGCCTTCTCACCGTCGATCGCGGTCGCCGAACGGGGCACGGTCGCGCTCACCTACTACGACCTCCGCTTCCTGGAGCCCGGCAACACCACCACCCTGCCCACCGCCTACCAACTGGCCACGCTGCGGCCCGGAAAGCCGGGGCCCCGGACGGAACGACGGATCTCGCGGATCTTCGACTGGCTGCAGGCGCCGTTCGCCGGGGGCTACTTCCTCGGCGACTACCAAGGCCTGGTGGCGGACGGCAAGGGAGTACGGGCGGTGCTCACCGAGGCCCACTCCGGCGCACCGCAGAACCGTACGGACGTGTACACCGGCACTCTCCGCACCCGCGAACCGGCGCGGACGCCGTCGGTCACCGGATGGAACGCCCCCGGACCCGTCCGGACCAGCCGCTGA
- a CDS encoding MFS transporter, whose protein sequence is MSALESSDADVLKPVEQGDGVLGRGYRALSVGIVSVVLLIAFEATAVGTAMPVAARELDGVAQYAFAFSGYFTTSLFGMVLAGQWSDRRGPLGALTTGIGAFAAGLVVAGTAQAMWVFILGRAVQGLGGGLVIVALYVVVGRAYPERLRPAIMAAFAASWVVPSVVGPLASGAVTEHLGWRWVFLGIPVLVVLPLALALPQIRRRASGPVDEQAGAASFDRRRIRLALGISAGAGLVQYAAQDLRPLSLLPGLAGAALLVPAVRGLLPPGTCRAARGMPSVVLLRGLAAGSFIAAESFVPLMLVTQRGLSPTLAGFSLAAGGGSWALGSWVQSRQRLQPYRERLMTFGMLLVAAAITAAPSVLVHAVPVWTVAVAWGFGCFGMGLVISSTGVLLFQLSAPEEAGANSAALQISDALSNALLLAATGAAFAALGGGSTAATATAAGGSRPAAFAAVFLPMAGVALAAAWVTRRLRAH, encoded by the coding sequence ATGAGTGCCCTTGAGTCCAGCGACGCCGATGTCCTGAAGCCCGTCGAGCAGGGCGACGGTGTGCTGGGGCGGGGCTATCGGGCGCTCAGTGTCGGGATCGTGTCCGTCGTGCTGCTGATCGCCTTCGAGGCGACCGCCGTCGGCACCGCGATGCCGGTCGCGGCGCGGGAACTGGACGGCGTGGCGCAGTACGCGTTCGCCTTCTCCGGGTACTTCACCACCAGCCTGTTCGGCATGGTGCTGGCGGGCCAGTGGTCCGACCGGCGCGGCCCGCTCGGGGCGCTGACCACGGGGATCGGGGCCTTCGCGGCGGGGCTGGTCGTCGCCGGGACCGCGCAGGCCATGTGGGTGTTCATCCTCGGCCGGGCCGTGCAAGGGCTCGGCGGCGGGCTGGTCATCGTGGCGCTGTACGTCGTCGTCGGCCGCGCCTACCCGGAGCGGCTGCGACCCGCGATCATGGCGGCGTTCGCGGCCTCCTGGGTCGTCCCCTCCGTCGTCGGCCCGCTCGCCTCCGGCGCCGTCACCGAGCACCTCGGCTGGCGCTGGGTCTTCCTCGGCATCCCGGTCCTCGTCGTCCTCCCGCTCGCCCTCGCCCTGCCGCAGATACGGCGCAGGGCATCCGGCCCGGTCGACGAGCAGGCCGGCGCCGCCTCTTTCGACCGGCGGCGGATCCGGCTCGCCCTCGGCATCTCCGCCGGCGCCGGCCTGGTGCAGTACGCCGCGCAGGACCTGCGCCCCCTCTCCCTCCTGCCGGGCCTGGCCGGTGCCGCCCTGCTGGTGCCCGCCGTCCGCGGTCTTCTGCCGCCCGGCACCTGCCGGGCCGCCCGCGGCATGCCCTCCGTGGTGCTGCTGCGCGGGCTGGCCGCCGGTTCCTTCATCGCCGCCGAGTCCTTCGTGCCGCTGATGCTGGTCACCCAGCGCGGGCTCTCCCCGACGCTCGCCGGGTTCTCGCTGGCCGCGGGCGGCGGCTCCTGGGCGCTGGGCTCGTGGGTGCAGTCCCGGCAGCGCCTGCAGCCGTACCGGGAACGGCTGATGACCTTCGGCATGCTGCTGGTCGCCGCCGCGATCACCGCCGCGCCGAGCGTGCTCGTGCACGCCGTGCCCGTGTGGACCGTCGCCGTCGCCTGGGGCTTCGGCTGCTTCGGCATGGGCCTGGTGATCTCCTCCACCGGCGTGCTGCTGTTCCAGCTGTCCGCCCCTGAGGAGGCCGGCGCCAACTCCGCCGCGCTCCAGATCTCCGACGCCCTCTCCAACGCGCTGCTGCTCGCCGCGACCGGCGCCGCGTTCGCCGCGCTGGGCGGCGGCAGCACGGCCGCCACGGCGACGGCGGCCGGGGGGTCCCGGCCCGCCGCCTTCGCCGCCGTGTTCCTGCCGATGGCGGGGGTGGCGCTGGCGGCGGCGTGGGTGACGCGACGGCTGCGGGCCCACTGA
- a CDS encoding DEAD/DEAH box helicase, with the protein MTTTTASSHHLSPAFPGRAPWGTASKLRAWQQGAMEKYIQEQPRDFLAVATPGAGKTTFALTLASWLLHHHVVQQVTVVAPTEHLKKQWAEAAGRIGIKLDPEYSAGPLGREYDGVAVTYAGVGVRPMLHRNRVEQRKTLVILDEIHHAGDSKSWGEACLEAFEPATRRLALTGTPFRSDTNPIPFVTYEEGPDGIRRSAADYTYGYGSALADGVVRPVIFLSYSGNMRWRTKAGDEVAARLGEPMTKDAISQAWRTALDPRGDWMPSVLRAADQRLTEVRKAIPDAGALVIASDQDSARAYAKLIREITGTKATLVLSDDAGASKRIDEFSASDDRWMVAVRMVSEGVDVPRLAVGVYATTISTPLFFAQAVGRFVRSRRRGETASVFLPTVPDLLTFANEMEKERDHALDKPKKEGEEDPYAESEKEMEEANKQQDEDTGEQDMLPFEALESDAVFDRVLYDGAEFGMQAHPGSEEEQDYLGIPGLLEPEQVQLLLQKRQARQIAHSRKKPDSEADLLELPAERRPVVTHKEMMELRKRLNTLVSAYVHQSGKPHGVIHTELRRVCGGPPSAEATAGQLRQRIAKVQEWATRMR; encoded by the coding sequence GTGACTACCACCACCGCTTCCTCCCACCACCTGTCGCCCGCCTTCCCCGGCCGCGCGCCCTGGGGTACCGCCAGCAAGCTGCGTGCCTGGCAGCAGGGGGCGATGGAGAAGTACATCCAGGAGCAGCCGCGCGACTTCCTCGCCGTGGCCACGCCCGGCGCCGGCAAGACGACCTTCGCGCTGACGCTCGCCTCCTGGCTGCTGCACCACCACGTCGTGCAGCAGGTGACCGTGGTCGCGCCGACCGAGCACCTGAAGAAGCAGTGGGCAGAGGCGGCCGGAAGAATAGGGATCAAACTCGATCCCGAGTACAGCGCGGGCCCGCTCGGCCGGGAGTACGACGGCGTCGCCGTCACCTACGCCGGCGTCGGCGTGCGGCCCATGCTGCACCGCAACCGCGTCGAGCAGCGCAAGACGCTCGTCATCCTCGACGAGATCCACCACGCCGGTGACTCCAAGTCCTGGGGCGAGGCCTGCCTGGAGGCCTTCGAGCCCGCCACGCGCCGGCTCGCGCTGACCGGCACGCCGTTCCGCTCCGACACCAACCCCATCCCCTTCGTGACGTACGAGGAGGGACCGGACGGCATCCGGCGGTCCGCCGCCGACTACACCTACGGCTACGGCTCCGCCCTGGCGGACGGCGTCGTCCGGCCGGTCATCTTCCTCTCCTACAGCGGCAACATGCGCTGGCGCACGAAGGCCGGCGACGAGGTCGCCGCGCGGCTCGGCGAGCCGATGACCAAGGACGCGATCAGCCAGGCCTGGCGTACGGCGCTCGATCCGCGCGGCGACTGGATGCCCAGCGTGCTGCGCGCCGCCGACCAGCGGCTGACCGAGGTCAGGAAGGCCATCCCGGACGCCGGGGCGCTGGTCATCGCCTCCGACCAGGACTCGGCGCGTGCGTACGCCAAGCTGATCCGGGAGATCACCGGCACGAAGGCGACGCTCGTCCTCTCCGACGACGCCGGCGCCTCGAAGCGGATCGACGAGTTCAGTGCGAGCGACGACCGGTGGATGGTCGCCGTGCGCATGGTGTCCGAGGGCGTCGACGTGCCCCGGCTCGCGGTGGGGGTCTACGCCACCACCATCTCCACCCCCCTGTTCTTCGCACAGGCCGTCGGGCGCTTCGTACGGTCCCGGCGGCGCGGCGAGACCGCGTCCGTGTTCCTGCCGACCGTGCCCGACCTGCTGACCTTCGCCAACGAGATGGAGAAGGAGCGGGACCACGCCCTGGACAAGCCGAAGAAGGAGGGCGAGGAGGACCCGTACGCCGAATCCGAGAAGGAGATGGAGGAGGCGAACAAGCAGCAGGACGAGGACACCGGCGAGCAGGACATGCTGCCCTTCGAGGCGCTGGAGTCCGACGCCGTCTTCGACCGGGTGCTCTACGACGGCGCCGAGTTCGGCATGCAGGCCCACCCGGGCAGCGAGGAGGAGCAGGACTACCTCGGCATTCCCGGCCTGCTGGAACCGGAGCAGGTGCAACTGCTGTTGCAGAAGCGGCAGGCCCGGCAGATCGCGCACAGCCGTAAGAAACCGGACAGTGAGGCCGACCTGCTGGAGCTGCCGGCCGAGCGGCGGCCGGTGGTCACGCACAAGGAGATGATGGAGCTGCGCAAGCGGCTGAACACCCTGGTCAGTGCGTACGTCCACCAGAGCGGCAAGCCGCACGGCGTGATCCACACCGAGCTGCGGCGGGTGTGCGGGGGACCGCCCAGCGCGGAGGCGACGGCGGGGCAGCTGCGGCAGCGGATCGCCAAGGTGCAGGAGTGGGCGACCCGCATGAGGTGA